One genomic window of Streptomonospora nanhaiensis includes the following:
- a CDS encoding spore-associated protein translates to MSPRKHRTRTWITAAGAVAAITASLFMTSATAAQGADPAQVCRSGGGADGSAYTQPVNQVAVPGGKGTVYLYYDSATGINCAVTMGSVSGATYMDVGLRRTQEGAGEWDSGTFSSYAGPVYVSAKGICVDFTGAVGDRSVTVIGKNCGA, encoded by the coding sequence GTGTCGCCCAGGAAGCACCGCACCAGGACCTGGATCACGGCGGCGGGCGCCGTGGCGGCCATCACCGCCTCGCTGTTCATGACGTCGGCGACGGCGGCTCAGGGCGCCGACCCCGCCCAGGTGTGCCGCAGCGGCGGAGGAGCCGACGGCAGCGCCTACACCCAGCCGGTCAACCAGGTGGCGGTGCCCGGCGGCAAGGGCACCGTGTACCTCTACTACGACTCCGCCACCGGTATCAACTGCGCCGTCACGATGGGATCCGTCTCGGGGGCCACCTACATGGACGTCGGGCTGCGCCGCACCCAGGAGGGCGCGGGCGAGTGGGACTCGGGCACCTTCTCCTCCTACGCCGGGCCGGTCTACGTATCGGCCAAGGGCATCTGCGTCGACTTCACCGGCGCCGTCGGCGACCGCTCGGTCACCGTGATCGGCAAGAACTGCGGCGCCTGA
- a CDS encoding PPOX class F420-dependent oxidoreductase, translated as MSPSIATTTRVSREELLEFVRPRHRAVLLTRRAGGEPQMSPVTCGVDDSGRIVVSTYPERAKARNAARDPRVSAVVLSDEWNGPWVQVDGTAEVIEGEDAVEPLVEYFRNISGEHPDWEEYRAAMRRQGKALLRLTPERWGPVATGGFPARLA; from the coding sequence ATGAGTCCGTCCATCGCAACCACCACCAGGGTGTCGCGCGAGGAGCTGCTGGAGTTCGTCCGGCCGCGCCACCGCGCCGTCCTCCTCACCCGGCGCGCCGGCGGTGAACCGCAGATGTCGCCCGTGACCTGCGGGGTGGACGACTCGGGCCGGATCGTGGTCTCGACCTACCCCGAGCGCGCCAAGGCCCGCAACGCCGCCCGCGACCCCCGCGTGAGCGCGGTCGTGCTCTCCGACGAGTGGAACGGGCCCTGGGTGCAGGTGGACGGCACCGCCGAGGTGATCGAGGGCGAGGACGCCGTCGAGCCGCTGGTGGAGTACTTCCGCAACATCTCCGGTGAGCACCCCGACTGGGAGGAGTACCGCGCCGCCATGCGCCGCCAGGGCAAGGCCCTGCTGCGCCTCACGCCGGAGCGCTGGGGGCCGGTCGCCACCGGCGGGTTCCCC